The following nucleotide sequence is from Zea mays cultivar B73 chromosome 1, Zm-B73-REFERENCE-NAM-5.0, whole genome shotgun sequence.
TCCTTGAAGAGCCAGCTGAAGACGCCccacctggcggcggccttggcgcaGTACCTCCGGTTCCGGTTCGACCCGCAGCCGAGCGAGATGACCATGAACTTGCCGTAGTCCGCCGGCATCACCGGGAAGAAGTCGTCGTCCGCAAGGATGATGTCCTTAGACACCTGGCCCATGGCGCACAGGGTCTGCGTGTGTCCAATGCATGCATGTTGTCAGGTCGCGTGCCATGCATGCGTGtggctgcatgcatgcatggctaGCTGCTTACGGGGTTGTTCGCAGCGATTCCGCCGTCCACGAGGTTGAAGGCCTTCCTCCTGCCATTCTCGTCCCTGGTCTGGAAGTAGTGCGGCGGGAAGTAGGTAGGCGCGGCAGAGGTGCTCATGCATATGTCTGACAGAAGCGCATTTGTCGACGGCCGGTGCTTCAACTGATCGATCGATCATATATAGCAAAGCCACGAAAACAACGAGCAAACTAGGTAACTAAGAACACACATTCTCCAATAATTAATCAAAATACGTCCAGACGGACATCATTCACGAAGCTAGGCTAATAAGGAGATCACTAACACTAACACCCATAGAGAGCCCGAGAGGGCCGGCGCCGGCGGGAAGACAAAAACAATTATTAGCTACTAATGATAGACCGAAATAAATAATGAAGGTACAATGATGATGTCCTTATTATCATTATCATATACTAGAAACTGTAAGGGGGTGTTTGGAAGTAAAATGCTTTGCTAAGTTGTCGGTCGTGAACTGATGATTGGACTAGACTCTAGAGTAAAACTAGCAGCTGGATGTCACTGTCAAAGGTATATAGAGAAAACAAGCTAGTTGGGTTATATGCAGCCCATCAGCACACCTATCTTTGGGCTTTCCCCAAACTTACTGCTATTGAAGTGTGTCACCTTTACCCATGACTCCTCACTCCTGAGCATTACCTTACCTATATCCGACAAAAAAAAAGAATGATTTACCTACTAGGGTGCAGCTGGGGATGGACAGCCGAACAGTCTTCAGACTTCAACACCCACATGCAAATGTTCCTCAGAGATAGAAACAGACTTCGTACGAGGTGTTTTTAATTCACAATCATCTTCCTGTTTTATTTGAAAATGACTTTTCTTTAGGGGCTTTTTTTTACAAGATACTATCTTTTTTTTTCTTGAACAGTGAAATGTTGTATCTCTTTACTACTTCTGAATCTGCTTGCATTGCTAGCTTATTATGTGACCAAAAAAAAACTGTGAACAGCGTTGGTGTTCAAAAACCTCCAACTGAACCTCTCCGCTAGTGTGTCTGTCCACTAAACACGTTTTCTTTTTTTATCACGATTTGATACGTCAACCGAAACAAAAGAGAAAGATAAGACAAAAGACAGCACAGCACACCGTACCTTTCTAGCGTTCTCTAATCTCTTGTCTCCATGAGTCCATGCACTGCATGCTGAGTGTGTGATACCCCCACTCCCCTCACACTCTACATGCCGATACTTTGCTGCGTTGACTCGGCCACATGCTTTGCAGGCTACGTTTTTTTAATTTATTACACGTTACTTGGCTCATCTACAGTAGAAATATAACACATAAATATCTACTGACTAACAgtagtatataaatatattacatataaaaCCATATTAGCGTCTAAACTATTATTATTGGAAAAAATAAAATTCAATTCCAAGAATCCAGACCGAGTTCGTGTTCTCGAAAACAAAGTCGGTGGACACTCCAGGACTGCTTGTTTGGTACTTGAGTGAGTTACCTACCTCAAAGCTGGAGAAAATCATGGGTTGCATGTAGGCAATGTCGAAGGTCGGGATGACAACATTGGTCAGTGTCCTGTCCAGCCTCATATTACCAAGAAGCCGTCGGAGCTGCGCATGGAGGTACTTGCCGTCGTACTTGGGCCCACAAGCCATCCTCAGCTTGCCGACGAGCTTGGACCCCATAGCATTCCTGCACGGCATGGCATCCTTGTGTATGAGCACCCCGATCGATGCATGCATCTTTTTTTTCCTTTGAACAATCACCATGCATGTGTATGAGAAAACTCTAGTCAAGTTTCAGCTAGCAATGCATATATGCATCCTTGTGTCGTTATCGTTACTTCTGCCGGAAGATTTTGGGCGAGTGCTGGATGTAGAACCGCGCCAAGTCCTTGGCGGCGAACAGCGGCCGTTCGTTCGTGTCAGGGGCCGTGAGCATCGCCGTCAGGAGACCGCCGGTGCTCGTGCCGGCGACGACGTCGAAGTAGTCCGCGATACGAGCGTCTGGCCCGTCCAGTTCCTACACGTACACGCACAGGCCGGTTAGGCACAAAATGTGAGGACGACGACGCAAACACCATGATATGATCGATGCATGAAGCAATATATAGGTGAACTCCATCTCTTTCTTGGTTATTACCTGGAGCTTCGCTTCCAGGAAGGCGAGGATGGTGGCCGGGATGATCCCTCTGATGCCGCCGCCATCGATGCTCAGCACGGTGATCAACTTGAGATTGACAGGCAACGTCCTGCCTGCACCTTCTGCAGAGCTACTACGACTTGCCATCTCTGATTTGATCTGTTTGGTACGGTACGGTGGTGGCACAAAGCAAGCTATGCACTTAAGAGCTGCGAGAAGAAACAGGGTATGGGTGGTGGGAGTCTCGTGAAGTAAGGTCGTAGTAGTAGTTCTATTAGGGAACAGCCATTAAGGTTAGTTATAATTACACTTACACGCCCCAAAGCTAAACATCAAATATTTGCAATCGCTTTTAGTACGTAATTAGATAAACCAATCATCAGAGCCGACGTCAGCAATCCAATATATATGCAACCACCGTTTCGGCACCAATTAATGGGTTCTACCAATTCATTGAGCCCTAGTCCAGTACAAAAGACAACCACGCACCAATTGATTGCCCATCAGTACATTATATATATGGACCAAACTGAACCACCGATGACACATCAATCCAAGATGTAACTAACCATTCAAGACCGCTCCACTTGATGGGTAAACAGCTATAAAATGGCGGCGGGCCTGATGACATTCATATACACGTACTGGATGGTGTGATGTGTGAACCAATCAGAAAGTTGATCCACATATGGATGAGCGAGCTGCAAAATGGCGATTAGTTTGTGTTAATATATATATAATACGTACGGTGATTGACGTAGCAATTAGCAATACAATGTTGGTACTATTGGAGTACATAATATTCAAGGTTGTTCCACTAAACATTATATCGTATGT
It contains:
- the LOC100282949 gene encoding Patatin-like protein 2-like; the encoded protein is MASRSSSAEGAGRTLPVNLKLITVLSIDGGGIRGIIPATILAFLEAKLQELDGPDARIADYFDVVAGTSTGGLLTAMLTAPDTNERPLFAAKDLARFYIQHSPKIFRQKNAMGSKLVGKLRMACGPKYDGKYLHAQLRRLLGNMRLDRTLTNVVIPTFDIAYMQPMIFSSFELKHRPSTNALLSDICMSTSAAPTYFPPHYFQTRDENGRRKAFNLVDGGIAANNPTLCAMGQVSKDIILADDDFFPVMPADYGKFMVISLGCGSNRNRRYCAKAAARWGVFSWLFKDGSAPIIDMFNSASADMVDIHLCVLFRALRSSENYLRIQYDQLTGSAGSIDDSSKKNMDRLVRIGNKLLDMNVSRVDLETGRNVEVPGAGTNAERLAKFARQLSDERRRRRQNELIMNSEQVFQIQHQAWYYGGDA
- the LOC100282949 gene encoding patatin-like protein 2-like isoform X1 encodes the protein MASRSSSAEGAGRTLPVNLKLITVLSIDGGGIRGIIPATILAFLEAKLQELDGPDARIADYFDVVAGTSTGGLLTAMLTAPDTNERPLFAAKDLARFYIQHSPKIFRQKKKKMHASIGVLIHKDAMPCRNAMGSKLVGKLRMACGPKYDGKYLHAQLRRLLGNMRLDRTLTNVVIPTFDIAYMQPMIFSSFELKHRPSTNALLSDICMSTSAAPTYFPPHYFQTRDENGRRKAFNLVDGGIAANNPTLCAMGQVSKDIILADDDFFPVMPADYGKFMVISLGCGSNRNRRYCAKAAARWGVFSWLFKDGSAPIIDMFNSASADMVDIHLCVLFRALRSSENYLRIQYDQLTGSAGSIDDSSKKNMDRLVRIGNKLLDMNVSRVDLETGRNVEVPGAGTNAERLAKFARQLSDERRRRRQNELIMNSEQVFQIQHQAWYYGGDA